DNA sequence from the Kineococcus endophyticus genome:
GCTCGCCCCGGCGGAGCCGGAGCTGCTGGGCGCGGCCGCCGGCTCCTGCGTGGAGGAGGACCCGCAGGCGCTCGCGATCGCGACGACGGGGACGGTGGCCAGCAGGGCGCGGCGGGACGTGCGCACAGGTGCTCCTCGAGGGGGAGTGGGTCAGGGGAGCCTCACCTCACCACAGGTCGGGCCCGTTGGGAAATCCCGTGGGGGAGGATGCCGGTGTGGACCCCGCCTGGAGCGACCTCGACCGCCCGCCGCTGCGTGCCGCCGCCCTGCGCACCGCACTCGTCGGAGCCGGCGCCTGGACGCGGCTGGACGCCGTCGCGAGCACCGGCTCGACCAACGCGGACCTGCTGGCCGACGAGGCGGCGCCCGACGGCGCGGGCCTCGTCGCCGACCACCAGGACGCCGGCCGCGGGCGGCTCGGCCGGACCTGGTCGGCACCTCCGCGCTCCTCACTGGCGGTGTCCGTCCTCCTGCGTCCCGCGGTGCCGACGCAGCGGTGGGCGCTGCTGCCGCTCGTCACCGGCCTCGCGGTGGTCGACGCCCTGACGGCCGTCGGCGTGCAGGCGGGCCTGAAGTGGCCCAACGACGTCCTCGTCGCCGGACCGGACCGGCCGGGCAAGGTGTGCGGGATCCTCGCCGAGGCCCGTGGTGACCGCGTCGTGCTGGGTGCGGGGATCAACGTCTCGCTGCGCACCGAGGAGCTGCCCGTCGAGACCGCGACGTCGCTGGCGCTCGCCGGCGCCCGAACGACCGACCGCGACACCGTGCTGCGCCGGTACCTGCGCGCGCTGCGGCAGCGCGTCGACGCGTGGGCCGCCGGGGAGTCCCCGCTGGCGGACTACCGCGCCGTCAGCGCGACGCTCGGGCAGGCGGTGCGGGTCGAGCTGCCCGGCGGGACGACGCTCGAGGGGGACGCGGTCGACGTCGACGACGACGGCCGGTTGGTCGTGCAGGACTCAGGCGGCGCCCGGACGAGCCTCGCTGCGGGGGACGTCGTCCACCTGCGCCGGGCCTGACGGCTCGGCCGGGGCGTCCCAGCCCTCCTCGCGCAGCTCCTCGACGAAGACGAACCGGCGGTAGGCCCACCAGCGGAACAGCGTGCCGAGCGCCACGCCCACGACCTTCGCCGAGATGTTCGAGGCCACCGGCCCGCGCAGCTCGAGCACGTAGTACGTGAAGCCCAGGCAGGCCAGCGAGATGAGCAGGCCGACGCCGTTCATGACGAAGAACAGCAGCAGCTCGCGCGGGGCCGACGCGCGTCGGCGGTGGCGGAACGTCCAGTACCGGTTGCCCAGCCAGGCCACGACGATGCTCGCCACGACCGAGATGACGTTGGCCGTCAACGGCTTGTGGTTCAGGACGCCGACACCGTCCGGGCCCGCGTAGCGCAGCAGGTTGAAGATGCCGAAGTCCGTGACGAACGCCACGGCTCCGACGATGCCGAACTTGGCGGCCTCGCGGGCCAGGACCTCGTAGGTGTCGCGCAACCTGCGCACGAGACCCCGCTCGCCCTGCTGGTCCCCGCTCAACGCCTTGCTCAACACGCATCCCCTCAGTCGGTGGCCGTACGTCCTGCGGCCACGCAGTCTGACGGGTCAGGCTGGGAACCGGCTCCAGATCACCGTTCCGCCGGGGCGCGTGTCTCGCGACGGGTGCTCCGGGGGTCCAGGTGGTCCTCCATCTTCATCGCTCCGACGATGCCGACGACGACGAACGCCACACAGGCGATCACGGTGAACAACGAACTTCCCCCTCCGTGGGTACGCGCCGCAGTCCCACGACGCGCCGGGACCAGGGTGACGCACGCCACGCAGGCGGGCATCTCGGGGTCCATCGGCCGAACGGGTGACTTCCTGACCTGCACTGCGAGCCCACTACCCTCGGACCCCGTGACCGCCTCGTCCCCCGTCTCGTCGTCTGCGGCCGGTCGGCCGGACCCGGCCCCCTACGCCCGCCCCGGTGGCTTCCCCGTCGTCGGCGTCGTCGGCGGCGGGCAGCTCGCCCGCATGATGCAGCCGGCCGCCACGGCCCTCGGCCTGCGGCTGCGCGTCCTGGCCGAGGGACCCGACGTCGCGGCGGCGCAGGTCATCACGCCCGCCCCGGTCGGTCCCGCGGACGACCTCGAGGCGCTCGTCGCCTTCGCGTCGGAGTGCGACGCCGTCACCTTCGACCACGAGCACGTCCCGGGGCCCGGCCTGCGCGCGATGGCCGAGGTGACCAGCGTGCAGCCGGGTGCGGACGCCCTGGTCCACGCCCAGGACAAGGTCGTCATGCGCGAGCGCCTGAGCGCCCTCGGCGTCCCGTGCCCCGCGTGGGCGCGGGTGGGTGACCGGGCCGCCGTCGAGGCCTTCGCGGCCGACGCCGGCTGGCCCGTCGTCCTGAAGACGCCGCGCGGCGGCTACGACGGCAAGGGCGTGCTCGTCCTGGACGGCCCCGACGACGGGGCCGGGTGGGCCACCGCCGACGCGTGGTTCGCCGACTGGGCCGACCGCGGCGGCCTGCTGGCCGAGGAGCACGTGCCCTTCACCCGCGAGCTCGCCGCCCTCGTCGCCCGCAGCCCCTCGGGGCAGGCGGCGGCGTGGCCCGTCGTGGAGACGGTGCAGCGCGACGGCGTCTGCCACGAGGTGACGGCCCCCGCGCCGGACCTGGACCCCGACCTGGCCGCCGAGCTCACCGACGTCGCCCTGCGCATCGCCGGCGGCCTCGGCGTCACGGGCGTGCTGGCCGTGGAGGTCTTCGAGGTCGAGCGGGAGGGTCGGCGCACGTTCGTCGTCAACGAGCTCGCCATGCGCCCCCACAACTCCGGGCACTGGAGCATCGACGGCGCCGTGACGAGCCAGTTCGAGAACCACCTGCGGGCCGTCCTGGACCTGCCGCTGGGCTCGACGGCGGCCCGGTCGCCGTGGACGGTCATGGTGAACGTGCTGGGGCCCAAGGAGATCGAGGCCCGGCACGAGGACCTGTACCGGTCCTACCTGCACGTCATGGCGCACGACCCGGGCGTCAAGGTGCACCTGTACGGCAAGGAGCAGCGGCCCGGCCGCAAGCTCGGTCACGTCACCGTCTACGGCGAGGACCTGGACAGCGTCCGCGAGCGTGCCCGGCACGCCGCGGCCTTCATCGCGGGAGAGATCGATGAGTGACGTTCGCGTGGGCCTGGTCATGGGGTCCGACTCCGACTGGCCCGTCATGGAGGAGGCCGCGAAGGCGCTGGAGGAGTTCGGCGTCGGGTACGAGGCCGACGTCGTCTCGGCGCACCGGATGCCGCAGGACATGGTCGCGTGGGGCTCGGCGGCCGCAGGTCGCGGGCTGCAGGTCGTCATCGCCGGCGCCGGGGGTGCCGCGCACCTGCCGGGGATGCTCGCGAGCGTGACCCCGCTGCCCGTCATCGGCGTCCCGGTGCCGCTGCGGTACCTCGACGGCATGGACTCGCTGCTGTCGATCGTCCAGATGCCCGCCGGCGTGCCCGTCGCGACGGTCTCGATCGGGGGCGCCCGCAACGCGGGGCTGCTCGCCGTCCGCATCCTCGCCGCCGCCGACGCCGACCTGCGCGCGCGGATGGTCGAGTTCCAGGACGGGCTGCGGCAGACGGCCTACGACAAGGGCGAGAAACTCCGCGCCCGCACCCGGCACGGGGGCGTCGGCTTCGGGAGCTGACGCACCGCACCGGGCGCGGGCACGGGTGGGGCGGCGGGTCCCCTGACCCACCCTCACCGGACGGACCGACACACGGTGGTGCTGCGTGCTGGGTGCACCGTGGGTGGTGCGCGGTGCGGGGCTGCTCGGTGCGCGGAGACTCGAACTCCAGGCTGCCCTCCACCTCCAGCGAGTGGCCGTGTTCCCCGCCGGCCACTGCGGGTCGTGTCCGCTCCCGTCCGGTTACCGACTGCCGCCGCCCCTCACCCCTCCGTCCAGTCCTGCTCCGTCCAGTCCAGCAGGTCGTGGGTCCAGTTCGCCTGCTGGATGCGGCCGTCGAGGGTGCGCAGCGTCCGCGCCACCTCGTCGGCCTGCCGGCGCAGGTCGGCGACGGGCAGGGCCGAGAGGTGCCGCAGCTCGCTGCGCAGGTGCCGCGTCCCCTGCCCGGCGGCGGCGTCGGCCGCCGACGTCAGCACGGCGTGCTGCAGGCGGAGCACGTCGCGGGTGGCGAGCGCGTCGGTCATCGTGCCGTCCGGGCCGAGGTCGACCCGGGAGTTCGTGCGGTTGACCTGCGCGATGAGCGTGCGCAGGCGCGTCAGGACCTCGCCCACCTCCACGAGCAGGGCGGCGGCGTCCTCGGCGGGCTCCTCGCCCTCCTGGTAGCGCGCGTTCGCCGCGATGCGGCTGCGCAGCTGCTCGACCCGGCGCTGGGCGTCGGCGCGCTCGCTGAGCGCTTCGGCGATCTTCACGTCGACGACCGTAGGCGGCGGACCGCACCCCGTCCACGGGGTTCCGCGAGCCTGTGGACAGCGGTCGGCACGGCCCCGGTAGCGTCGCCGCCGTGAGCTCCCGCACCGACGGCCCTCTGGTCACCGAGTCCCACCGCGTCGACGGGCACGACGTCCACGAGCACGTGCTCACCGTGCCCCTCGACCACTCCGGGAACCTCCCGGGGACGCTGGAGGTGTTCGCGCGCGAGTACGTGCGCGACGGTCAGCAGGACGCCCCGCGGCTGGTGTTCTTCCAGGGCGGGCCGGGGAACCCCTCGCCCCGGCCGGAGGTCGTCGGCGGCTGGCTGGACCGGGCGCTGGAGGAGTTCCGCGTCGTCCTGCTCGACCAGCGCGGGACGGGCCGCTCGACACCGCTGGACCGGCAGTCGCTCACCGGGACCCCGGCGGAGCAGGCCGCGCTGCTGCGGCACGTGCGCGCCGACTCCGTCGTCACCGACGCCGAACTCCTGCGGCAGGCCCTCGGTGGGGACACCTGGTCGGCGCTGGGCCAGAGCTACGGCGGGTTCTGCCTCACGACGTACCTCTCGCAGGCGCCGCAGGGGTTGCGGGAGGTGTTCGTCACCGCCGGGCTGCCGGGGATCGACAGGACGGCCGACGACGTCTACCGCGCCACCTACGCGCAGACCGCCCTCCGGAACGCCGAGTTCTTCCGGCGCTACCCCCGCGACCTCACCGTCGCCCAGCGCGTCGCCGACCACCTCGAGGCCGTCGAGGAGTTCCTGCCGACGGGGGAGCGCTTGTCGGGCAGGCGGTTCCGGACCCTGGGCATCGCGCTCGGCACGGTGTCGGGTTTCGACGCGCTGCACTTCGCCCTGGAGGACCCGTTCACGCGTGACGGACGACTGCGCGAGCGGTTCCTGCTGGAGGTGGGGCGGCGGCTGTCGTTCGCGGGGCAGCCGTTGTACGCCCTCGTCCACGAGAGCATCTACGCGCAGGGAGCGGCGACGGACTGGGCCGCCGAGCGGGTCCGCGGGGAGTTCGCGGAGTTCGCCCTGGACGCGCCGGAGTTCCGGTTCACCGGCGAGCACGTCTACCCCTGGCAGTTCGAGGAGGACCCGGCGCTCGTGCCGCTGCGCGAGGCCGCGCACCTGCTGGCCGCGGACGCCACCCTGCCCCCGCTGTACGACGCCGAGGTGCTCGCGGCGAACACCGTCCCCGTCGCCGCGGCCGTCTACGTCGACGACATGTTCGTGCCGTACGAGTTCTCCGCGGCCACCGCCCGGGCGGTCCGCGGGGCCCGGACGTTCGTGACGAACGAGTACCAGCACGACGGACTGCGGATGGACGGGCGGCGACTGCTCGACGTGCTGCTGGACCTCGCTCGGAAGTGATGCGCGCGGGCACCTAGCGCGCAAACTGCCCAAGGTCAAGGGTTGTCTGTGTGCAGTCTGTGCAGCACACTCTGCCCGGTTGATCCGTTTGAGGCAGGGAGGCCCCGTGCGCAAGATCGTCCTGTCGGCCGCGATGAGCACCGCGCTGCTCGCGACGACGCTGGCGGTGACGCAGTCCGCGTCCGCCGACCCCAGTTCCAGCTCCACCACCGGGACCACCACGAGCACGCAGAAGGGTGCGGCCACCGTCCAGCAGGGCACGACCCGCTACGTCGTCCTCTACGACGCCGGCGTCAGCGACGCCCTGGCCCGCACCGCGATCGCCCAGGCCGGCGGCACCGTGCTGTCCAGCAACGCGCAGGTCGGGTACGCGCTCGTGGAGAGCTCGGCCGCCGACTTCGCCACCAAGGCCGACGGCGCCGCCGGCCTGGTGGGGGCCGCGGCCGACCGCAGCATCGGCAAGGCGCCGGCCGACGCCGTCTCCGGCGCGGACGCCGTCGAGAAGCTCACGGACGCCGAACGCGCCACCCTCGCCGGTCGCGCGTCCCTGAAGTCCCTGGCCGCCAAGGCCAAGGGCGCCGAACCCCTGGCGTCGCTGCAGTGGGACATGCGGGCCATCGGCGCGACCCCGGACGGTTCCTACAAGGTCCAGCCCGGCAGCAAGAAGGTCACCGTCGGCATCATCGACACCGGCGTCGACGGCACCCACCCCGACATCGCCCCGAACTTCGACCGGGCCGGCAGCCGGAACTTCGTCACGGACATGCCCGACATCGACGGACCGTGCGAGGTGACGAGCTGCGTCGACCCCGTCGACGTGGACGACGACGGCCACGGGACCCACGTCGCCAGCACCATCGGCTCGCCGGTCAACGGCCTCGGGATCGCCGGTGTCGCACCGAACGTGAACCTCGTCAACCTGCGCGCCGGTCAGGACTCCGGGTACTTCTTCCTGCAGCCCACCCTCGACGCGCTGACGTTCGCCGGGGACTCCGGCGTCGACGTCGTCAACATGAGCTTCTACGTCGACCCGTGGCTCTACAACTGCCAGGCCAACCCGGCCGACTCCCCGGCCGAGCAGGCCCAGCAGCGTGTCATCGTCGCGGCCGTGCAGCGCGCGATCGACTACGCCCGCAGCAAGGGTGTGCTCCCGATCTCGGCCAGCGGCAACGAGGCCACCGACCTCGGGGCCCCCGGCGTCGACTCCTCCAGCCCCGACTACCCGGTCGACGCCGACGGGAACCCCACCCAGGCCCGCGACCGCACCATCGACAACTCCACCTGCCTCAACGTGCCCGCCGAGAGCAACGGCGTGGTGACGGTGAACTCGACCGGTCCGTCCGGCCGCAAGGCGTACTACTCGAACTTCGGCACCGAGCAGTCCGACGTCTCCGCCCCCGGCGGCGACGCGTACGACACCGCCAACGGCCGCACGTCGCCCGCCGGGATGATCCTCGCCGCCTACCCGGCGAACGTCGCCAAGGCCGAGGGCACGATCGACGCCAAGGGCGAGCCGAACACCCCGTTCGTCCTGCGCCAGAAGACGAAGGACGGCAAGGACGCGTACTACCAGTACCTGCAGGGCACCTCGATGGCCGCCCCGCACGCCGCCGGTGTCGCCGCCCT
Encoded proteins:
- a CDS encoding biotin--[acetyl-CoA-carboxylase] ligase, whose product is MGEDAGVDPAWSDLDRPPLRAAALRTALVGAGAWTRLDAVASTGSTNADLLADEAAPDGAGLVADHQDAGRGRLGRTWSAPPRSSLAVSVLLRPAVPTQRWALLPLVTGLAVVDALTAVGVQAGLKWPNDVLVAGPDRPGKVCGILAEARGDRVVLGAGINVSLRTEELPVETATSLALAGARTTDRDTVLRRYLRALRQRVDAWAAGESPLADYRAVSATLGQAVRVELPGGTTLEGDAVDVDDDGRLVVQDSGGARTSLAAGDVVHLRRA
- a CDS encoding GtrA family protein → MSKALSGDQQGERGLVRRLRDTYEVLAREAAKFGIVGAVAFVTDFGIFNLLRYAGPDGVGVLNHKPLTANVISVVASIVVAWLGNRYWTFRHRRRASAPRELLLFFVMNGVGLLISLACLGFTYYVLELRGPVASNISAKVVGVALGTLFRWWAYRRFVFVEELREEGWDAPAEPSGPAQVDDVPRSEARPGAA
- a CDS encoding 5-(carboxyamino)imidazole ribonucleotide synthase, whose product is MTASSPVSSSAAGRPDPAPYARPGGFPVVGVVGGGQLARMMQPAATALGLRLRVLAEGPDVAAAQVITPAPVGPADDLEALVAFASECDAVTFDHEHVPGPGLRAMAEVTSVQPGADALVHAQDKVVMRERLSALGVPCPAWARVGDRAAVEAFAADAGWPVVLKTPRGGYDGKGVLVLDGPDDGAGWATADAWFADWADRGGLLAEEHVPFTRELAALVARSPSGQAAAWPVVETVQRDGVCHEVTAPAPDLDPDLAAELTDVALRIAGGLGVTGVLAVEVFEVEREGRRTFVVNELAMRPHNSGHWSIDGAVTSQFENHLRAVLDLPLGSTAARSPWTVMVNVLGPKEIEARHEDLYRSYLHVMAHDPGVKVHLYGKEQRPGRKLGHVTVYGEDLDSVRERARHAAAFIAGEIDE
- the purE gene encoding 5-(carboxyamino)imidazole ribonucleotide mutase — encoded protein: MSDVRVGLVMGSDSDWPVMEEAAKALEEFGVGYEADVVSAHRMPQDMVAWGSAAAGRGLQVVIAGAGGAAHLPGMLASVTPLPVIGVPVPLRYLDGMDSLLSIVQMPAGVPVATVSIGGARNAGLLAVRILAAADADLRARMVEFQDGLRQTAYDKGEKLRARTRHGGVGFGS
- a CDS encoding DIP1984 family protein, with product MKIAEALSERADAQRRVEQLRSRIAANARYQEGEEPAEDAAALLVEVGEVLTRLRTLIAQVNRTNSRVDLGPDGTMTDALATRDVLRLQHAVLTSAADAAAGQGTRHLRSELRHLSALPVADLRRQADEVARTLRTLDGRIQQANWTHDLLDWTEQDWTEG
- a CDS encoding alpha/beta fold hydrolase, encoding MSSRTDGPLVTESHRVDGHDVHEHVLTVPLDHSGNLPGTLEVFAREYVRDGQQDAPRLVFFQGGPGNPSPRPEVVGGWLDRALEEFRVVLLDQRGTGRSTPLDRQSLTGTPAEQAALLRHVRADSVVTDAELLRQALGGDTWSALGQSYGGFCLTTYLSQAPQGLREVFVTAGLPGIDRTADDVYRATYAQTALRNAEFFRRYPRDLTVAQRVADHLEAVEEFLPTGERLSGRRFRTLGIALGTVSGFDALHFALEDPFTRDGRLRERFLLEVGRRLSFAGQPLYALVHESIYAQGAATDWAAERVRGEFAEFALDAPEFRFTGEHVYPWQFEEDPALVPLREAAHLLAADATLPPLYDAEVLAANTVPVAAAVYVDDMFVPYEFSAATARAVRGARTFVTNEYQHDGLRMDGRRLLDVLLDLARK
- a CDS encoding S8 family peptidase — translated: MRKIVLSAAMSTALLATTLAVTQSASADPSSSSTTGTTTSTQKGAATVQQGTTRYVVLYDAGVSDALARTAIAQAGGTVLSSNAQVGYALVESSAADFATKADGAAGLVGAAADRSIGKAPADAVSGADAVEKLTDAERATLAGRASLKSLAAKAKGAEPLASLQWDMRAIGATPDGSYKVQPGSKKVTVGIIDTGVDGTHPDIAPNFDRAGSRNFVTDMPDIDGPCEVTSCVDPVDVDDDGHGTHVASTIGSPVNGLGIAGVAPNVNLVNLRAGQDSGYFFLQPTLDALTFAGDSGVDVVNMSFYVDPWLYNCQANPADSPAEQAQQRVIVAAVQRAIDYARSKGVLPISASGNEATDLGAPGVDSSSPDYPVDADGNPTQARDRTIDNSTCLNVPAESNGVVTVNSTGPSGRKAYYSNFGTEQSDVSAPGGDAYDTANGRTSPAGMILAAYPANVAKAEGTIDAKGEPNTPFVLRQKTKDGKDAYYQYLQGTSMAAPHAAGVAALVVSEYGKPDKAHPGTLTLDPAVTQAILLGTATDTPCPVPAEFTYRRVTANGPVTSTATCAGTTDDNGFYGEGIVNALTAVTEF